A region from the Alnus glutinosa chromosome 5, dhAlnGlut1.1, whole genome shotgun sequence genome encodes:
- the LOC133868266 gene encoding cysteine-rich receptor-like protein kinase 10, whose product MASFKFLTFLSSLFVISLLSLASGYEAAPTYSYHFCSNTTFTANSTYQSNLDLVLSSLSSKATPVTGFSNASASEVSGLFLCRGDVNTTVCQDCVANAAKGILQSCPFQIGAIIWYDECLLRYSNESIFATVNDAPGKFLPNTRVILEAEIGRFNVLMGRTMNSLATLASNSLTGKKFATEEEEFNSSQALSQTLYSLVQCTPDLTVFDCYRCLRAAIGNLASCCKGKQGGRVLLPSCNIRYELYPFYNFTAAWPAFPPLPPGGSKMSSLTIVAIVIPIAVISGVLFFIAYSFLRRRPRKKHYTLSEENVGDEITTIESLQFDLDIIEAATDKFSDDNKIGEGGFGVVYKGTFFNGQKIAVKRLSGRHGQGATEFKNEVVLIAKLHHRNLVRLLGFCEEGKEKLLVYEYVPNKSLDYFLFDPINRRQLDWSRRYKIIEGIARGILYLHEDSRIRIIHRDLKVSNILLDDNMNPKISYFGLARIFVADQTQANTRKIVGTYGYMPSEYAMHGRYSVKSDVFSFGVLVLEIISRKKNSRSYQSELAEDLLSYAWKQWRSGTPLELLDPTVRHSCSRNEVVRCIQMGLLCVQEDPANRPTMATIVLMLNSYSAVTLPLPKQPAFLLQSRTMPSKAVDNSSISLSVNEPSFTEIYPR is encoded by the exons ATGGCTTCTTTCAAATTTCTTACATTCCTTTCGTCTCTCTTCGTGATTTCGTTGCTTAGCCTTGCCAGTGGCTATGAAGCAGCACCCACTTACAGCTATCACTTTTGCTCAAACACAACCTTCACCGCCAACAGCACCTACCAATCCAATCTCGACCTcgtcctctcttctctttcctctAAAGCCACTCCGGTCACTGGGTTCTCCAACGCCTCCGCTAGCGAGGTCTCCGGGCTATTTTTGTGCCGTGGTGACGTCAACACCACAGTCTGTCAAGACTGCGTTGCCAACGCAGCCAAAGGGATACTACAAAGCTGCCCCTTTCAGATTGGGGCTATAATATGGTACGACGAGTGCTTGTTACGTTACTCCAACGAATCCATCTTCGCCACCGTTAACGACGCGCCCGGGAAATTCCTGCCGAACACGCGGGTTATCCTAGAGGCAGAGATAGGCCGCTTCAACGTGTTGATGGGCAGGACAATGAATTCGTTGGCGACTCTTGCGTCGAATTCTTTGACGGGAAAGAAGTTTGCGACGGAGGAAGAGGAATTCAACAGTTCACAGGCGCTGTCACAGACGCTGTACAGCCTCGTGCAGTGCACTCCGGACCTGACTGTGTTCGATTGCTATAGATGTCTCCGAGCCGCCATAGGAAATCTTGCTTCGTGCTGTAAAGGAAAACAAGGCGGAAGGGTTCTGCTACCAAGTTGTAATATTAGATATGAATTGTACCCATTTTACAACTTCACAGCTGCTTGGCCTGCatttcctcctcttcctccag GAGGAAGCAAAATGTCGTCGCTGACAATTGTCGCCATTGTTATCCCAATTGCTGTGATCTCTGGGGTTCTTTTCTTCATTGCCTATTCCTTCCTTCGGAGGAGACCAAGGAAGAAACACTACACTTTATCCGAAGAAAAtg TTGGAGATGAAATTACAACCATAGAGTCCTTGCAATTTGATTTGGATATAATTGAAGCTGCCACGGACAAGTTCTCAGATGATAACAAGATTGGTGAAGGAGGATTTGGCGTGGTTTATAAG gGTACCTTTTTTAATGGACAAAAAATTGCCGTGAAGAGGCTATCTGGAAGACACGGACAAGGTGCAACAGAATTCAAGAATGAGGTTGTATTGATAGCCAAGCTTCATCACAGAAATCTAGTGAGGCTACTAGGATTTTGcgaggaaggaaaagaaaagttactTGTCTATGAATACGTGCCCAACAAAAGCCTTGATTACTTTTTATTCG ATCCTATAAACCGAAGACAATTGGATTGGTCAAGACGTTATAAGATTATTGAAGGAATAGCTCGTGGGATTCTTtatcttcatgaagattctCGGATTAGAATTATCCATCGTGATCTCAAAGTTAGCAATATTTTGTTAGATGACAATATGAATCCAAAGATTTCATATTTTGGCTTGGCAAGGATATTTGTAGCAGATCAAACTCAagcaaatacaagaaaaattgttggaaCATA TGGTTACATGCCTTCAGAATATGCTATGCATGGCCGATACTCCGTAAAGTCAGATGTTTTTAGCTTCGGAGTCTTAGTGCTAGAGATTATAAGTAGGAAGAAGAACAGCCGTTCTTATCAATCAGAACTTGCTGAGGACCTGCTGAGTTAT GCTTGGAAACAATGGAGGAGTGGTACACCCTTGGAATTGTTGGATCCCACTGTGAGACATTCTTGTTCAAGAAATGAGGTCGTGAGGTGCATCCAAATGGGCTTATTGTGCGTTCAGGAAGATCCTGCAAACCGACCAACAATGGCGACAATAGTTCTCATGCTTAACAGTTACTCTGCAGTTACGTTGCCATTACCTAAACAGCCAGCATTTTTACTTCAAAGTAGAACCATGCCGAGCAAGGCAGTGGACAACTCATCAATTTCGTTGTCTGTTAATGAACCATCATTCACTGAAATATACCCTCGATAG
- the LOC133868267 gene encoding cysteine-rich receptor-like protein kinase 25 encodes MKSLATRSANSQSDKKFGSAEVNFTGSQTLYCMVQCSPEMSADLCMRCLESAVGSLPQCCSGKQGGKHLPIQSRHRPLSSNATRATGFSNASAGEVSGLFLCRGDVNPTVCQDCVANGTIEILGRCPLDKVAIIWYDECLLRCSNQPIFATVNVVPAVSMSSTQVILEAESDRFNELLSRTMNSLATLASNSLTAMKFATEEEAFNSSQTLYSLVQCTPDLTESDCEVCFQSAIGGLPMCCGGKQGGRVLLPSCNIRYELYSFYNFTAASPAFPPPAPGGSKMSSLTIIVTIVIAISVSVVLFFIAYCFLRRRARKKCYTLSEENVGDEITTIESLQFDLDIIEAATDKFSDDNKIGEGGFGAVYKEATVEVNACRDRQEAARKLGAACGVAKEAVGVGKVSMPGFLMAQNVAVSGGATKGLLGNLRPTHHRPSAHPLRRQCLQRQLFMEVVDY; translated from the exons ATGAAGTCGCTGGCGACGCGATCCGCTAATTCTCAATCGGACAAGAAATTTGGGTCAGCTGAAGTAAACTTTACGGGCTCACAGACGCTGTACTGCATGGTGCAGTGCTCGCCGGAGATGAGCGCGGATCTGTGTATGCGTTGCTTGGAAAGCGCCGTAGGCTCTCTTCCTCAGTGCTGCTCGGGAAAACAAGGCGGAAAG CACCTACCAATCCAATCTCGACATCGTCCTCTTTCCTCTAACGCCACACGGGCCACTGGGTTCTCCAACGCCTCCGCTGGCGAAGTCTCCGGGCTCTTTTTGTGCCGTGGTGATGTCAACCCCACCGTCTGTCAAGACTGCGTTGCCAACGGAACCATAGAGATACTAGGACGCTGCCCCTTAGACAAAGTGGCTATAATATGGTACGACGAGTGCCTGTTACGTTGCTCCAACCAACCCATCTTCGCCACCGTAAACGTAGTGCCCGCGGTATCCATGTCGAGCACGCAGGTTATCCTAGAGGCAGAGAGTGACCGCTTCAATGAGTTGTTGTCCAGGACAATGAATTCGCTGGCGACCCTGGCGTCGAATTCTTTGACGGCCATGAAATTTGCGACGGAGGAAGAGGCGTTCAACAGTTCACAGACGCTGTACAGCCTCGTGCAGTGCACGCCGGACCTGACTGAATCCGATTGCGAAGTATGTTTCCAAAGCGCCATAGGAGGTCTGCCTATGTGCTGTGGTGGAAAACAAGGCGGAAGGGTTCTGCTACCAAGTTGTAATATTAGATATGAATTGTACTCATTTTACAACTTCACAGCTGCTTCGCCTGCATTTCCTCCTCCTGCTCCAG GAGGAAGCAAAATGTCGTCCCTGACAATAATTGTCACCATTGTTATCGCAATTTCTGTCTCTGTGGTTCTTTTCTTCATTGCCTATTGCTTCCTTCGGAGGAGAGCAAGGAAGAAATGCTACACTTTATCCGAAGAAAAtg TTGGAGATGAAATTACAACCATAGAGTCCTTGCAATTTGATTTGGATATAATTGAAGCTGCCACGGACAAGTTCTCAGATGATAACAAGATTGGTGAAGGAGGATTTGGCGCGGTTTATAAG GAAGCAACCGTTGAGGTAAATGCGTGCAGAGATCGACAGGAGGCAGCGAGGAAGCTTGGTGCGGCTTGTGGCGTAGCAAAGGAGGCAGTCGGTGTCGGAAAGGTCTCGATGCCTGGGTTTCTGATGGCGCAAAACGTAGCAGTTTCTGGCGGCGCAACCAAAGGGCTCTTGGGAAATTTGAGACCGACCCATCACCGGCCTTCGGCTCACCCACTCCGGCGTCAGTGTCTCCAGCGACAACTGTTCATGGAAGTTGTCGATTACtga
- the LOC133867956 gene encoding cysteine-rich receptor-like protein kinase 10 codes for MNEPCPKMTSFKFLIFLSSLFVISLLSLASGNEAALTSNLYSCSGLNATFTANSTYQSNLDLVLSSLSSKATPVTGFSNASAGEVSGLFLCRGDVNTPVCQDCVAYAAKQILRSCPLQKGAIIWYDECLLRYSNFSIFSTINYGPGKALPNPQSIQEAERDSFIGLVDSTLDSLATLASNSVTGKKFATKEVEFNSSLAAPQKLYSLVQCTPDLSVSDCYRCLRVAIENQFSCCDGTQGGRVLLPSCNIRYELYPFYNFTAASPAFPPPPPPLPPGGSKMSSLKIVAIVIPIAVISVVLFFIAYSFLRRRPKKKHYTSSEENVGVEITTIESLQFDLDIIEAATDKFSDDNKIGEGGFGAVYKGIFSNGQQIAVKRLSGRHGQGAAEFKNEVVLIAKLNHRNLVKLLGFCDEGKEKLLVYEYVPNKSLDYFLFDPVNRRQLNWSIRYKIIGGIARGILYLHEDSRIRIIHRDLKVSNILLDDSMNPKISDFGLARIFVVDQTQGNTSKIVGTNGYMPPEYVIHGRYSVKSDVFSFGVLMLEIISGKKNSSFYQSELAEDLLSYAWKQWRSGTPLELLDPTVRHSCSRNEVVRCIQMGLLCVQEDPANRPTMATIVLILNSHSVTLPLPKQPAFLHPSGAKPNKPVDLQSDQSISPSVNEASFTEMYPR; via the exons ATGAACGAACCCTGCCCAAAAATGACTTCTTTCAAATTTCTTATATTCCTTTCGTCTCTCTTCGTGATTTCGTTGCTTAGCCTTGCCAGTGGCAATGAAGCAGCACTCACTTCCAACTTATACTCATGCTCAGGGCTAAACGCAACCTTCACCGCCAACAGCACCTACCAATCCAATCTCGACCTcgtcctctcttctctttcctctAAAGCCACTCCGGTCACTGGGTTCTCCAACGCCTCCGCTGGCGAGGTCTCCGGGCTCTTTTTGTGCCGTGGCGACGTCAACACCCCAGTCTGTCAAGACTGCGTTGCCTACGCAGCCAAACAGATACTACGAAGCTGCCCCCTTCAGAAAGGGGCTATAATATGGTACGACGAGTGCTTGTTACGTTACTCCAACTTCTCCATCTTCTCCACCATTAACTACGGGCCCGGGAAAGCCCTGCCGAACCCGCAGTCTATCCAAGAGGCAGAGAGAGACAGCTTCATCGGGTTGGTGGACAGCACATTGGATTCGTTGGCGACCCTTGCGTCGAATTCTGTGACAGGAAAGAAGTTTGCGACGAAGGAAGTGGAATTCAACAGTTCACTGGCCGCGCCACAGAAGCTGTACAGCCTCGTGCAGTGCACGCCGGACCTGAGTGTGTCCGATTGCTATAGATGTCTCCGAGTCGCCATAGAAAATCAATTTTCGTGCTGTGATGGAACACAAGGCGGAAGGGTTCTGCTACCAAGTTGTAATATTAGATATGAATTGTACCCATTTTACAACTTCACAGCTGCTTCGCCTGcatttcctcctcctcctcctcctcttcctccag GAGGAAGCAAAATGTCGTCGCTGAAAATTGTCGCCATTGTTATCCCAATTGCTGTGATCTCTGTGGTTCTTTTCTTCATTGCCTATTCCTTCCTTCGGAGGAGACCAAAGAAGAAACACTACACTTCATCCGAAGAAAatg TTGGAGTTGAAATTACAACCATAGAGTCCTTGCAATTTGATTTGGATATAATTGAAGCTGCCACGGACAAGTTCTCAGATGATAACAAGATTGGTGAAGGAGGATTTGGCGCGGTATATAAG GGTATCTTTTCTAATGGACAACAAATCGCTGTGAAGAGGCTATCTGGAAGACATGGGCAAGGTGCAGCAGAATTCAAGAATGAGGTTGTATTGATAGCCAAGCTTAATCACAGAAATTTAGTGAAGCTACTAGGATTTTGcgatgaaggaaaagaaaagttactTGTCTATGAATACGTGCCCAACAAAAGCCTCGATTACTTTCTATTCG ATCCTGTCAACCGAAGACAATTAAATTGGTCAATACGCTACAAGATCATTGGAGGAATAGCTCGTGGGATTCTTtatcttcatgaagattctCGAATTAGAATTATCCATCGTGATCTCAAAGTTAGCAATATTTTGTTAGATGACAGTATGAATccaaagatttcagattttggcTTGGCAAGGATATTTGTAGTAGATCAAACTCAAGGAAATACAAGTAAAATTGTTGGAACAAA TGGTTACATGCCTCCAGAATATGTTATACATGGCCGATACTCCGTAAAATCAGATGTTTTTAGCTTCGGAGTTTTAATGTTAGAGATTATAAGTGGGAAGAAGAACAGCTCTTTTTATCAATCAGAACTTGCTGAGGACCTGCTGAGTTAT GCTTGGAAACAATGGAGAAGTGGTACACCCTTGGAATTGTTGGATCCCACAGTGAGACATTCTTGTTCGAGAAATGAGGTCGTTAGGTGCATCCAAATGGGCTTATTGTGCGTTCAGGAAGATCCAGCAAACCGACCAACAATGGCGACAATAGTTCTCATACTTAACAGTCACTCTGTTACGCTGCCATTACCAAAGCAGCCAGCATTTTTACATCCAAGTGGAGCAAAGCCGAACAAGCCAGTGGACCTGCAGTCTGATCAATCTATAAGCCCATCAGTTAATGAAGCATCATTTACTGAAATGTACCCTCGATAG
- the LOC133868268 gene encoding cysteine-rich receptor-like protein kinase 10, translating into MDTEIVVNAGQSKSSLVTIIAIVVPIAGSVVLFSIGFYEYVPNSSLDYFLFDTKRQRQLDWLTRYKIIRRIARGLLYLHEYSRLGIIHCDLKASNVLLDGNMNPKISDFGMTKIFVMDQIQENTSRIVGTYVYMFPEYAMHGRFSMKSDVFSFGVLLLEIISGKMNNCFYQSKHDEDLLSFVSMDQIISILLYFVKANEDPASRPTMATVVLVLDSHFVSLQLPQQPAFLFWRRAKRNMKTKEAAHDDSTTQSIPYSVDHSNTPSIV; encoded by the exons ATGGATACAGA GATAGTTGTTAATGCAGGACAAAGCAAGTCATCTCTAGTTACTATCATCGCCATTGTTGTACCAATTGCTGGTTCTGTCGTGCTTTTCTCCATTGGCT TTTATGAATATGTGCCCAACAGCAGCCTTGATTACTTTTTATTCG acacaaaaaggcaaagacaacTGGATTGGTTAACCCGTTACAAGATTATAAGAAGGATTGCTCGAGGCCTTCTTTATCTTCACGAATATTCTCGGCTTGGAATTATACATTGCGATCTTAAAGCTAGTAATGTCTTATTAGACGGCAATATGAATccaaagatttcagattttggcatgacaaAGATATTTGTAATGGATCAAATCCAAGAAAACACAAGTAGAATCGTTGGAACata TGTTTACATGTTTCCAGAGTATGCAATGCATGGACGATTCTCTATGAAGTCCGATGTTTTTAGCTTTGGTGTCCTACTTCTAGAGATTATCAGTGGTAAAATGAACAATTGTTTCTACCAATCAAAACATGATGAGGACCTCTTAAGCTTTGTGAGTATGGATCAGattatttcaattttgctttattttgtgAAAGCCAAT GAGGATCCAGCCAGCCGACCAACAATGGCAACAGTTGTTCTCGTGCTCGACAGTCACTTTGTTAGCCTACAGTTGCCGCAGCAGCCGGCATTTTTGTTTTGGAGAAGAGCAAAGAGGAACATGAAAACAAAGGAAGCGGCGCATGATGATTCTACTACCCAATCAATTCCATATTCGGTGGATCACTCAAATACACCCTCGATAGTGTGA